The DNA segment CAAATAAAAGACCTCGAAACTATCGTGAAAAGGCAGTTGGGTGTTTTTATAAATGAAGTGATAAGTTGCACCAATAATCAGGTGAATATTAATATTGCGTTATTGAAAAGCTATGATCCAATTCGATTCTATCTTTTTGAGTTCTTGAAGTCATACGGTTTTAATGGGTCGGATGTAAATACAATTATAGAACATCTAGATAGTGAGCCAGGAAAAATATTTCTTACAATAACGCATCAATTGCTCAAGGATAGAGATACGTTAATTGTTACGCAAATTCCTGCGGACGATGCGGCAATTGAGTATCAAATTCAATCTTCGGATACGAGTATAGAAAATCCGGTTGGACTTGAAATGAAACGAGAACCTGCAAAGGAAATTGAAATAGAAAGGAACCCCAATATTGCAATGTTGGATATGGATAAGCTATCGTTTCCTCTGACTTTGAGAAAATGGGAAGATGGCGATCGGTTTGTTCCATTAGGTATGCAAACCAAGAAAAAACTCTCCGATTTTTTTATCGATCAGAAGCTAAACTTGAATGAGAAAAAGAACATTTGGTTGCTCATGTCGGGGGGCGATATAGCTTGGATTGTTGGTCAGCGAATTGATAATAGATACAAAGTGAGTAGCTCTTCTAAAAATGTTTATCGAATTGAATTATCTTCGAAGTAAGAACGACATATGAAATGTCTTTTTTAGCCGTTATAGCGAGAATTATTACAAGATGAGACTGAAGATATTTTTACTTTTTTGCCTATCCTTATTTTCCATTAATACCTTTTCTGAAGGAATTGTAGAACCTGTAAAATGGACGTGGGAGATAAATAAGGTAGAAGGAAGCAACGAGGCTGAGGTTGTGTTTACATCCTTTATAGATAGTAAGTGGCACATTTATTCTCGACATTTAGCAGATGGTTTTGGTGAGATGCTTGGCACCGCCATGACTT comes from the Flavobacteriales bacterium genome and includes:
- the tilS gene encoding tRNA lysidine(34) synthetase TilS, with product MFNRFEHFIDSLDLLDDNPTYLIAVSGGVDSVVLAHLFKEKDMQFAIAHCNFQLRGDDSNSDAEFVVDLAEELGVEVHSVIFDTEAYAKKNGISIQMAARDLRYEWFDGLQEENKYAYLVTAHHQDDSVETFLINLVRGTGIAGLHGILPEKQNLIRPLLFATKLEILDYADVNKIVFCEDITNASNKYLRNKIRLDIIPILEELNPSFRKAIAGNIEQIKDLETIVKRQLGVFINEVISCTNNQVNINIALLKSYDPIRFYLFEFLKSYGFNGSDVNTIIEHLDSEPGKIFLTITHQLLKDRDTLIVTQIPADDAAIEYQIQSSDTSIENPVGLEMKREPAKEIEIERNPNIAMLDMDKLSFPLTLRKWEDGDRFVPLGMQTKKKLSDFFIDQKLNLNEKKNIWLLMSGGDIAWIVGQRIDNRYKVSSSSKNVYRIELSSK